A DNA window from Candidatus Melainabacteria bacterium RIFOXYA2_FULL_32_9 contains the following coding sequences:
- a CDS encoding triose-phosphate isomerase: MTRRPVIAGNWKLHKLVDEAVALTEDIKVKLMDLNKDAMPIVAVCPTFTALHSVGKILEHGKGIYLGAQDCYYKDSGAYTGEVSIPMLHDVGVTTVIIGHSERREYFGETNETVNLKAKAVLSHGLIPIICCGETLEQREAGVTDEHIATQIRAALVGISAEDIAKSVFAYEPIWAIGTGKTCDAQEANRVIKMIRSVIAEVSTQEAANQARILYGGSVKPSIIEEQMSMSDIDGALVGGASLEADSFVGIIKGTMAVRAK, translated from the coding sequence ATGACTAGAAGACCCGTTATTGCAGGAAACTGGAAATTACATAAACTTGTTGATGAAGCTGTTGCTTTAACTGAGGATATTAAAGTTAAATTAATGGACTTAAACAAAGATGCAATGCCTATCGTTGCTGTATGTCCTACTTTTACTGCGCTTCATTCAGTTGGTAAGATTTTAGAGCACGGTAAAGGAATTTATCTTGGCGCTCAGGATTGTTACTATAAAGATTCTGGAGCTTATACCGGTGAAGTATCAATTCCTATGCTTCATGATGTTGGAGTAACAACGGTAATTATAGGTCATAGTGAAAGAAGAGAATATTTTGGTGAAACAAATGAAACCGTAAATCTTAAAGCAAAAGCTGTTCTTTCTCATGGACTTATTCCTATTATCTGTTGTGGTGAAACATTAGAGCAAAGAGAAGCTGGTGTGACTGATGAGCATATTGCAACTCAGATTAGAGCTGCTTTAGTTGGTATTAGTGCTGAAGATATTGCAAAATCAGTATTTGCATATGAGCCAATATGGGCTATTGGAACAGGCAAAACTTGCGATGCTCAAGAAGCTAACAGAGTAATTAAAATGATCAGATCAGTAATTGCTGAAGTTTCTACTCAGGAAGCTGCAAATCAAGCCAGAATTCTTTATGGTGGAAGTGTTAAACCATCAATCATCGAAGAGCAAATGTCAATGTCAGATATTGATGGAGCTTTAGTTGGTGGTGCAAGCCTTGAAGCTGATAGTTTTGTTGGCATAATTAAAGGTACTATGGCTGTAAGAGCTAAATAG